The Thomasclavelia ramosa DSM 1402 genome includes a region encoding these proteins:
- a CDS encoding YjzC family protein has product MTKLVKPGTDNEPKGKYKEVGPRGGEVPKPRVVSIDPGDRLPPTQEKGRKWKKI; this is encoded by the coding sequence ATGACTAAATTAGTAAAACCCGGTACCGATAATGAACCAAAAGGAAAATATAAAGAAGTCGGTCCCCGTGGTGGTGAAGTACCTAAGCCTAGAGTTGTTTCAATAGATCCTGGCGATAGATTACCACCAACCCAAGAAAAAGGTAGAAAATGGAAAAAAATATAA
- a CDS encoding DUF4145 domain-containing protein: MKKIITAFYINDFNEKISVEINQAKVCPHCETATNNNEIQAYYIEKSDFGYDNMFVICFCQRCESCYLIEYLVDNPGSGYQAHTVDQISVYPYPQSQESFSDNILILSNKFIDIYNQALKAENMALTEICGMGYRKALEFLIKDYAIKFNNSDTDKIIKMQLSQVIDNYIDNRRIKSLAKASSWLGNDETHYQRKHEDYNLQHLKSFIHAVVAFIDSDLEVYKAEELLNKPKNN; this comes from the coding sequence ATGAAAAAAATTATTACAGCTTTTTACATAAATGATTTTAATGAAAAAATATCAGTAGAAATAAATCAGGCAAAAGTTTGTCCTCATTGCGAAACGGCGACGAATAACAACGAAATTCAAGCATATTACATAGAGAAAAGTGACTTTGGTTACGACAACATGTTTGTTATCTGTTTCTGTCAACGCTGCGAATCTTGCTATCTAATTGAATATCTTGTTGATAATCCCGGTTCAGGATATCAAGCTCATACAGTTGATCAAATCTCTGTTTATCCATATCCTCAAAGTCAAGAATCTTTTTCAGACAACATATTGATTCTTTCGAATAAATTTATCGACATATATAACCAGGCTTTAAAAGCCGAAAATATGGCTTTAACTGAAATTTGTGGCATGGGCTATCGCAAAGCACTGGAATTTTTAATTAAGGATTATGCTATTAAATTTAACAATAGTGACACTGATAAGATAATTAAAATGCAACTATCTCAGGTTATTGATAATTATATTGACAATAGAAGAATAAAATCATTAGCCAAAGCTTCTTCGTGGTTAGGAAACGATGAAACTCATTATCAACGTAAACACGAAGATTATAATCTTCAACACTTAAAATCGTTCATTCACGCAGTTGTCGCATTTATTGATTCAGATTTAGAAGTTTACAAAGCCGAGGAACTTTTAAACAAACCTAAGAACAATTAA
- a CDS encoding recombinase RecT — translation MSEKKDTAAANAVAKANTDFKGYMMSKVDGVAASSGTQLSPRDKTFANDIILNTYKKMMEEGINPNEINFIGCNFPGQVKRFARLGLSLNDKEIWLDIRNNTKAGKKDINIKIQYQGEEKLLSKFCKKNHGVKNIIKDVVLEGEELVQKRDFKTGDYEIIDHKIPDILNRNIDFKNKDKVKGAYAVAYHNNGSQTAIIIDKDRIDRAMKAAKTAMVWQSDFKKMVLKTVVHELYQELAKFNVIPDELLKDYSEMVIAKNEVQSEINANANKEFIDVDFVENDAAPELNAPKPQKEPEPATAQASEKAAQTSMDPF, via the coding sequence ATGAGTGAAAAGAAAGATACGGCAGCAGCTAATGCAGTTGCTAAAGCTAACACGGATTTTAAGGGGTATATGATGTCTAAAGTTGACGGAGTAGCAGCTTCATCAGGTACACAGTTAAGTCCTCGTGATAAAACTTTTGCTAATGATATTATCTTAAATACGTATAAAAAAATGATGGAGGAAGGAATTAATCCCAATGAAATCAACTTCATTGGATGTAACTTCCCTGGACAGGTCAAAAGATTTGCGCGTCTGGGACTGTCTTTGAATGATAAAGAAATCTGGCTGGATATTAGAAATAATACCAAAGCTGGAAAAAAAGATATCAATATTAAAATTCAATATCAGGGCGAAGAAAAACTTTTATCTAAATTTTGTAAGAAAAATCATGGTGTTAAAAACATTATTAAGGATGTGGTTCTTGAAGGTGAGGAGCTTGTCCAGAAAAGAGATTTTAAAACTGGTGATTATGAGATCATCGATCACAAGATTCCGGATATTTTAAATCGTAACATTGATTTTAAGAATAAAGATAAAGTAAAAGGTGCATATGCAGTTGCTTATCATAATAATGGCAGTCAAACAGCGATTATCATTGATAAAGATAGAATTGATAGAGCTATGAAAGCAGCTAAAACGGCAATGGTATGGCAGTCGGATTTCAAAAAGATGGTATTGAAAACAGTTGTTCATGAGCTTTATCAGGAACTTGCAAAATTTAATGTTATTCCCGATGAACTGTTAAAAGATTACAGTGAAATGGTAATTGCTAAAAATGAAGTACAGTCAGAAATAAATGCAAATGCTAATAAAGAATTTATTGATGTTGACTTTGTTGAAAATGATGCTGCACCGGAATTGAATGCACCAAAACCACAAAAAGAACCGGAGCCGGCAACCGCACAGGCTAGTGAAAAAGCTGCTCAAACTTCTATGGATCCGTTCTAA
- a CDS encoding MBL fold metallo-hydrolase, with protein MKITCIASGSKGNAYLINDGVSTLLVECGVKLDMIKKATNYKLSELAGCLISHEHNDHAKCYKDLLLRGIRIFASKGTLEGIGIYGQRGTFALDTNITAETTVKTFSIRAFKVHHDAKEPTGFLIHSNETNENLLFITDSYYCDYSFKNLDYIMIECNYISERLEHQLNNPNRNPFVDTHIKRLMRSHMNLNTCIDFLKSCELYRTKEIMLLHLSDANADEEFMKSEVQKATGKIVRVF; from the coding sequence ATGAAGATAACATGTATTGCCAGCGGTTCAAAAGGGAACGCCTATCTAATAAATGATGGCGTTTCCACTCTGCTGGTGGAGTGCGGTGTAAAGCTGGACATGATCAAGAAAGCTACGAATTACAAACTTAGCGAACTGGCTGGATGTCTTATCAGCCATGAGCACAATGATCATGCCAAATGTTATAAGGATTTGCTGCTTCGAGGTATCAGGATATTTGCATCAAAAGGTACTTTAGAGGGAATCGGTATATACGGACAAAGAGGCACATTTGCTTTAGATACTAATATCACCGCCGAAACAACTGTAAAAACGTTCAGCATCAGGGCGTTTAAAGTTCATCACGATGCTAAGGAACCAACTGGTTTTTTGATCCATTCAAATGAAACAAATGAGAATTTATTATTTATTACAGATTCATACTATTGCGATTATTCGTTTAAGAATTTAGATTACATTATGATTGAATGTAATTATATCAGTGAAAGGTTGGAACATCAGCTTAACAATCCAAACAGAAATCCTTTTGTTGATACTCATATTAAACGGCTTATGAGAAGTCATATGAATCTTAATACATGTATTGATTTTCTTAAATCGTGCGAACTGTACAGAACTAAGGAAATAATGCTGTTGCATCTTAGCGATGCTAATGCAGATGAAGAATTTATGAAGTCAGAGGTCCAAAAGGCCACCGGCAAGATAGTAAGAGTATTTTAA
- a CDS encoding single-stranded DNA-binding protein, which yields MINRVVLVGRMTRNPELRRTQQGDAVTSFTLAVNRNFTSGDGQRQADFINCVVWRKPAENVERYCSKGSLVGVEGKIQTRTYDDKDGKTVFVVEVRCDSVQFLDTRNQNEAPMDTQKVQQMANDNYFHNGSSSPSDFMEDVNTYDIMEEDIQF from the coding sequence ATGATTAATCGAGTAGTTCTTGTAGGACGAATGACTAGAAATCCTGAACTTAGAAGAACTCAACAAGGCGACGCGGTTACCTCGTTTACTTTAGCGGTAAATCGTAATTTTACAAGCGGAGATGGTCAACGACAAGCAGATTTTATTAATTGTGTTGTATGGCGCAAACCTGCTGAAAATGTTGAAAGATATTGTTCTAAGGGAAGCTTAGTCGGTGTTGAAGGAAAAATTCAAACCCGAACATACGATGATAAAGACGGTAAAACAGTATTTGTTGTTGAGGTTAGATGCGATAGCGTGCAGTTCCTTGATACTAGAAATCAAAATGAGGCACCTATGGATACTCAAAAAGTTCAGCAGATGGCCAACGATAATTATTTTCATAATGGATCGTCAAGTCCGAGTGATTTTATGGAAGATGTTAATACATACGACATCATGGAGGAGGATATCCAATTTTAA
- a CDS encoding DUF1064 domain-containing protein, protein MVDYPNGRKYSPQPEQHEQKKIKRSKYHAVKTVLDDVKFDSKKEAKRYIQLKQMERAGLIENLQLQVPFVLVDKSCYGREIKYIADFVYVENDVEIVEDVKGVKTPVYRLKKRLLAERYGIKIKET, encoded by the coding sequence ATGGTTGATTACCCAAATGGACGGAAATATAGTCCTCAACCTGAACAACATGAGCAGAAAAAAATTAAACGAAGCAAATATCATGCGGTTAAAACTGTTCTTGATGATGTCAAGTTTGACAGCAAAAAAGAGGCTAAACGGTATATTCAACTAAAACAGATGGAAAGAGCTGGGCTTATCGAAAATCTCCAGCTCCAGGTTCCATTTGTACTTGTTGATAAGAGCTGTTATGGTCGTGAAATAAAATATATTGCTGATTTTGTTTATGTTGAAAATGATGTAGAAATTGTTGAAGATGTCAAAGGGGTTAAGACACCGGTATATCGTTTGAAGAAAAGATTACTAGCTGAGCGTTACGGAATAAAGATCAAGGAAACATAA
- a CDS encoding HNH endonuclease signature motif containing protein: MIEDLKDEIWKQYRDTPYFASMYGRVKRIYKNGKERLLNSWVKKNRSGSCYMLIKIHCKETKVSYVVWEAFNGLVPDGHAVTHRNKCYGDNALVNLKIVTRKELGELYGGRTSIRRLIYCYDNNRIYKGTREAANDLYISRQTVSDYCDRKIQKPMFRLRWMREGE; the protein is encoded by the coding sequence ATGATTGAAGATCTGAAAGACGAGATATGGAAACAGTATCGCGACACACCATATTTTGCTTCTATGTATGGACGTGTTAAAAGAATCTACAAGAATGGGAAAGAGCGATTATTAAATTCTTGGGTGAAAAAGAACAGAAGCGGTTCATGTTATATGCTTATAAAAATACATTGTAAGGAAACTAAAGTGAGTTATGTTGTATGGGAAGCATTTAACGGTCTCGTGCCTGATGGTCATGCAGTTACTCATAGAAATAAGTGCTATGGTGATAATGCTTTAGTGAATCTTAAAATTGTTACAAGAAAGGAATTAGGTGAGCTTTACGGTGGTCGAACAAGTATTCGTAGGTTGATTTACTGTTATGATAACAATCGCATTTACAAAGGCACCAGGGAAGCAGCTAATGACTTGTATATCAGCCGGCAGACCGTCAGTGACTACTGCGATAGAAAGATTCAGAAACCTATGTTTCGATTGCGCTGGATGAGAGAAGGAGAATAG
- a CDS encoding methyltransferase domain-containing protein, whose amino-acid sequence MEQEKMILDVCCGSKIFWFNKHHKNTIYMDIRDEEYDVYDKHIAVHPDVIADFRSIPFEDNRFNLVVFDPPHLRWAGKKSIMKAQYGQLGKYWEDDLKFGFDECMRVLKCGGVLVFKWNEIQIDLKKILSVLDAEPLFGHKSGKAAKTHWLCFMKLEE is encoded by the coding sequence ATGGAACAGGAAAAAATGATACTTGATGTATGCTGCGGAAGTAAGATATTCTGGTTCAATAAGCATCATAAGAATACTATTTATATGGATATTCGTGATGAAGAATATGATGTTTATGATAAACACATTGCAGTGCATCCTGATGTAATAGCGGATTTTAGAAGTATCCCGTTCGAAGATAATCGTTTTAATCTGGTTGTCTTCGATCCTCCTCATTTAAGATGGGCGGGGAAAAAATCAATTATGAAAGCTCAATACGGTCAGTTAGGTAAATACTGGGAAGATGATCTAAAGTTTGGATTTGATGAATGCATGAGAGTTCTGAAGTGTGGTGGTGTTCTTGTATTTAAATGGAACGAGATACAAATTGATTTAAAGAAAATATTAAGTGTATTGGATGCTGAGCCGTTGTTTGGTCACAAGAGCGGTAAAGCAGCTAAGACACACTGGCTATGTTTTATGAAATTGGAGGAGTAA
- a CDS encoding DUF1492 domain-containing protein → MDYNERVQYLKSYRDKLDQLTYVDGQIMGIKAISYGPALGTRQSIEQLYAKKEAIFNEMEKIEHTIDTLKNIQERLVLKYAYIHLMQYDEIAKKMGFSERNVYRYRRNAINNLEI, encoded by the coding sequence ATGGACTACAACGAAAGGGTACAGTATTTAAAATCCTATAGGGATAAGTTAGATCAGCTTACATATGTTGATGGACAAATAATGGGGATAAAAGCTATAAGCTATGGTCCAGCTTTAGGAACAAGACAATCAATTGAACAACTATATGCAAAAAAAGAAGCAATATTTAATGAAATGGAAAAGATAGAGCATACGATCGATACTTTGAAAAACATCCAGGAGCGTCTGGTGTTGAAATATGCATATATTCACTTAATGCAGTATGACGAAATCGCTAAAAAAATGGGTTTTTCAGAGCGTAATGTGTATCGCTATCGTCGAAATGCTATAAATAATCTTGAAATTTAA
- a CDS encoding terminase small subunit, whose translation MTEKQKIFADEYLIDLNGTRAYKAAYSNIKSDNAAAVRANKLLKKKEIWDYIQQRLDEIASKRVAKQQEVMEYLTSVMRGESTSSVLAMCGDGMQEVIEKPPDEKESLRAAELLGRRYGMWTEKVDVTSNGKTMIVDDIDG comes from the coding sequence ATGACCGAAAAACAAAAGATATTTGCAGATGAATATTTGATTGATCTAAACGGCACCAGGGCATATAAAGCTGCCTATTCTAATATCAAGAGCGATAATGCTGCTGCAGTTAGAGCAAATAAACTTTTGAAGAAAAAAGAAATCTGGGATTATATTCAGCAGCGTCTGGATGAAATCGCCAGTAAACGTGTTGCTAAACAACAGGAAGTCATGGAATATCTAACTTCAGTAATGCGTGGTGAATCAACTTCGAGTGTACTGGCCATGTGCGGTGACGGCATGCAGGAGGTTATTGAGAAACCGCCTGATGAAAAGGAAAGTCTAAGGGCTGCTGAACTATTAGGGAGACGTTATGGAATGTGGACTGAAAAGGTTGATGTTACTTCCAATGGCAAAACGATGATAGTTGATGATATAGATGGCTAA
- a CDS encoding PBSX family phage terminase large subunit encodes MAKKVSLKSIIGPAFWDVHKLIKECEYTHYWLKGGRGSLKSSFIGIEIPLGIMRDAQNGLMSNAVVIRRVKDTLRGSVYEQIKWGIYMLNAQEDWEIPESKLQMTYKPTGQVILFKGADNPKKLKSTKVFVGYVKYVWYEECDEFESYDKIRNINQSLLRGGPEYCVFYSFNPPESQRNWCNKQVLIKRPDTYISHTTYLQAPREWLGEQFLIEAEHLKVINEEKYNHDYLGEVTGTGGEVFTNLDIREISDDEIAVFDRLKNGLDFGYAGDPLAYLKMNYDKTRRRLFIFGEVYGTRLSNKKAVKKIKKLNPLNKLVTADSAEPRTINEFKLLGLNIVGAKKGPDSVENGIKWLQDLEQIIIDPTRCPNAAREFNDYEIEKDREGNLKGEFPDKNNHTIDAARYGCETDVIRNKARAGKNRSKYTNQGGS; translated from the coding sequence ATGGCTAAAAAAGTTAGTTTGAAGTCAATAATTGGTCCTGCGTTTTGGGATGTGCATAAACTGATTAAGGAGTGCGAATATACCCATTACTGGTTAAAAGGTGGTCGAGGGTCTCTTAAATCATCATTTATAGGAATTGAAATTCCTTTAGGCATTATGAGAGATGCACAAAATGGCCTAATGTCTAATGCAGTTGTTATTAGAAGGGTAAAGGATACTTTGAGAGGTTCAGTATATGAACAGATCAAATGGGGTATTTATATGCTTAACGCTCAGGAGGATTGGGAAATACCTGAATCTAAACTACAAATGACATATAAGCCAACAGGACAGGTTATTTTATTCAAGGGTGCTGATAACCCAAAGAAACTTAAATCTACAAAGGTATTTGTCGGATATGTGAAATATGTATGGTATGAAGAATGTGATGAGTTTGAATCCTACGATAAGATCAGGAATATTAATCAGTCTCTTTTGCGTGGTGGTCCTGAATATTGTGTATTCTACTCGTTTAATCCTCCTGAAAGTCAAAGAAACTGGTGTAATAAGCAAGTCCTTATCAAAAGACCAGATACTTACATAAGTCATACTACTTATCTTCAGGCGCCGAGAGAGTGGCTTGGCGAGCAGTTTCTTATTGAAGCGGAGCATTTAAAGGTTATTAATGAAGAAAAGTACAATCATGATTATCTTGGAGAAGTTACGGGCACTGGCGGTGAAGTGTTCACTAATCTTGATATTAGAGAAATCAGTGATGATGAGATTGCAGTATTTGATCGTTTGAAGAACGGACTTGATTTTGGTTATGCCGGTGATCCATTAGCTTATTTAAAAATGAATTATGACAAGACGAGAAGACGTCTTTTTATTTTTGGTGAGGTTTATGGTACACGTCTTTCAAACAAGAAAGCAGTAAAGAAAATAAAAAAACTAAATCCTTTAAACAAATTAGTTACAGCAGATAGTGCTGAACCTCGTACAATTAACGAATTCAAGTTGTTGGGATTAAATATCGTTGGTGCAAAGAAAGGGCCTGACAGTGTAGAAAACGGGATTAAATGGCTTCAGGATCTAGAACAGATAATTATAGACCCCACACGATGTCCTAACGCTGCTAGAGAGTTTAATGACTATGAAATTGAAAAGGATAGGGAGGGAAACTTAAAAGGTGAATTTCCTGATAAGAATAATCATACGATTGATGCAGCTCGTTATGGATGTGAAACAGATGTTATTAGAAATAAAGCAAGAGCAGGTAAAAACCGCTCTAAATATACAAATCAAGGAGGTAGCTGA